The following coding sequences are from one Ignavibacteria bacterium window:
- a CDS encoding glycine--tRNA ligase: MPKQTENIMDKIVSLAKRRGFVFQSSEIYGGLNGCWDYGPLGVELLSNVKD, encoded by the coding sequence CCCAAACAAACAGAAAATATAATGGATAAAATTGTCTCGCTGGCAAAACGGCGGGGATTTGTATTTCAATCATCGGAAATTTACGGCGGACTCAACGGCTGCTGGGATTACGGTCCGCTCGGAGTTGAACTGCTGAGCAACGTGAAAGAT